Proteins from a genomic interval of Dendropsophus ebraccatus isolate aDenEbr1 chromosome 6, aDenEbr1.pat, whole genome shotgun sequence:
- the LOC138795322 gene encoding olfactory receptor 2G3-like, whose amino-acid sequence MNVKNRTIATEFILLGFSTNLSINILLFVLFLANYIVTLGGNVLIMWLILINPQLHIPMYFFLCILSFLDLCTSSSVVPRLLVDFFSTRRSISLGACALQFYTVLLMSGTESLLLALMAYDRYVAICRPLHYPVLMRWRTCYSLTALMWTVSFMVFIIPALSMPLDLCYPNRINHFMCESLAVMQLACDDIFANEVVMFMTCLIALFFPFAFVIVSYACIISSVLKIHSTGRSKAFSTCTSHITVVALSYGTSMIMYFSPSSQYSTNHGKYLSLFSFIICPSLNPLIYTLNNKDVKVTIKKYFLLPSRGWKMPM is encoded by the coding sequence ATGAATGTGAAGAACCGGACAATTGCCACCGAATTCATTCTTCTAGGATTCTCAACCAATCTAAGTATAAACATTCTGCTCTTTGTCCTTTTTTTGGCCAATTATATTGTTACCCTCGGTGGGAATGTTCTCATCATGTGGCTGATTCTGATTAACCCTCAGTTACACATCCCTATGTACTTTTTTCTCTGTATTTTATCCTTCCTGGACTTGTGCACATCATCATCTGTGGTGCCCAGACTCCTAGTTGACTTCTTCTCCACTCGAAGGTCCATATCTCTTGGGGCTTGTGCTCTTCAATTCTACACTGTGCTTCTTATGTCAGGTACTGAAAGTCTTCTCCTAGCCCTCATGGCTTATGACCGCTATGTTGCCATCTGCCGACCCCTCCACTATCCAGTCCTGATGAGGTGGAGAACCTGTTATTCTCTAACAGCCTTGATGTGGACAGTGAGCTTTATGGTCTTCATTATTCCTGCCCTCTCCATGCCATTAGACTTGTGTTATCCAAACCGGATCAACCATTTCATGTGTGAATCCCTCGCTGTCATGCAGTTGGCTTGTGATGACATTTTTGCAAATGAAGTTGTGATGTTTATGACTTGTCTCATtgccctttttttcccctttgcttTCGTTATTGTCTCTTATGCTTGTATTATATCCTCTGTACTAAAGATTCACTCTACGGGAAGGTCTAAGGCTTTCTCCACTTGCACATCTCATATCACCGTGGTGGCTTTATCTTATGGGACATCAATGATCATGTACTTTAGTCCATCATCTCAATACTCCACAAACCATGGAAAATACTTatcattattttcttttattatctGTCCATCACTGAACCCTCTGATTTATACCTTAAATAACAAGGATGTTAAAGTAACTATTAAAAAGTATTTTCTGTTGCCAAGTAGAGGATGGAAGATGCCCATGTAG